In the genome of Streptomyces aquilus, the window GCACGCTCACCGCGGGCGGGGGGAGTTGGCAGCCGAAGGAGCAGTTGGAGCGGGGCACGAAGTACGAGATATCGGCGACCGCGAAGGACGCCGACGGTCGCGCCACCTCCGCGGACTCGACGTTCACCACGGTCAGCAAGGCGAACAGCTTCATCGGGACGTACACGCCGGACGGTGGTACGACGGTGGGGGTCGGGATGCCGGTGTCGTTCAGTTTCGACAGGGCGATCAGTGACAAGAAGGCCGTGCAGTCGCACATCACGGTCTCCTCCAGCAGCGGGCAGCAGGTGGTCGGGCACTGGTTCGGGTCGCAGCGGCTCGACTTCCGGCCGCAGGAGTACTGGAAGGCCGGCTCCAAGGTCACGATGAAGATCGACCTGGACGGCGTGAAGGGCGCGAACGGCGTCGTCGGGGTGCAGAAGAAGACCGTCAGCTTCACGATCGGGCGGTCGCAGGTCTCCACGGTCGACGTGAACACGCAGACCATGACGGTCATGCGCGACGGCAAGACCTTCAAGTCAGTGCCCATCTCGGCGGGCAGCCCGGAGTTCACCACCTACAACGGGCAGATGGTGATCTCCGAGAAGTTCCCGAAGCTGCGGATGGACAGCCGGACGGTCGGGCTCAAGAACGCCTACGACATCCCGGACGTGCCGCACGCCATGCGTCTGACGCAGTCGGGGACCTTCATCCACGGCAACTACTGGTACAAGAAGTCCAATCCGCCCTTCGGCCGGACCGGCACCAGCCACGGGTGCGTGGGGTTGCAGGACGTGCAGGGCGGCTCGGGGGCGACGAACGCCAAGTGGTTCTACGACAACTCCATCCTCGGGGACGTCGTGATCGTCAAGAACTCCCCCGACAAGTCGGTGGCGCCGGACAACGGACTCAACGGCTGGAACCTGTCGTGGAGCGAGTGGACCACGGGAAGCGCCGTGTGAGCGCCTGCGGGGCACCCTGGCGCCCCTCGGGCGTCCGTGCGCCGTCCGGCCGCCGCTGCACGCCAAGTGCCGTCTGACCGGCTGTTTTTGACGGATCTTCGGGCCGCGTGGGAACTTCTCACACGGCCCGGGCGTTTTCTGTGCGCACGTTTTCTCGGTTCCCGGACATGATGTCCGACCGAGGGGCTACGGTATGCACCCACAAGGTGACATGCAGCAACGCCGGGAGAAACCTTGAGCGTTCCGTACGAGACGGCAGCGTACGAGCCACGCGAGTCGCCCGAGTCTCCGGAGGAGCACCTCGCGCGACTCCTCGGCCGCGCGCTGAACTCCTTCGAGCTGCCCGACGAGGTGATACAGCGCCTCGACTGCGCGCTGGCGCACGACAGCTCACTGCACTCCGCGCACCACAGCGCGGGGCTGCACCGCGAGACGTACCGCCACGCCTGGCTGCTCGCCGACGGTTCCGCGCTCACGCTGTGGGAGCTCGTCCACAACACCGCGCCGGGCAGCGAGCCGCAGCACGAGGTGTACGTCGACGAGGAGGAGCTGCGCGCGGCCACGGCCCGGCTGCCGTTGCCCGCGGACACCCCCGACTTCGAGCTCCCGGTGACGGTGCAGCTGTCGCCGATCCCCGCGCCCCGGCACGCGTACGTGCCCGACGACTCCGCGGACCACGCGCGCCGGCTCCTGCGCCGCGCCGAGAACCCGGACCGGCCGGGCGCGGAGACGGCGGCGCTGCTGGCGAACGCGTTCGCGCACCAGATCACGCAGGCGTTCGGGCGGCCGTGCCGCGCCGGGCGTATCGGGCTGTGCTTCTCGCTCTACGAGCACGCGTTCCTGCTGCGCGACGGCGAGGAGGTCTCCCTGTGGGAGGTCGAGCACACGGCCACGCCCGACGGGCGGCACATGTGCGAGGTGTACGTCTCCGAGGACGCCGCCCGGGACGCGATGGAGCGGCGGGCAGCGCGCGTCTCGTGACGCACGCCGACGCGGCGAGCGGGTGAGCGCTCGGGCGTCAGCGGCCGTCGCTGAGCTGTCGTACCAGCCCTGCGAAGGCGTCCCGTTCCGCCGGGGTCAGCTGGACGGCCTCCAGGTCGGGGCCGGCCTGCCGCTGGTACGGAAGGCCCTGGAGGGCGTGGGCGGGCCCCCACAGGGCGGCCGCGCGGCCGCGGCGCAGGACGCGGGTCAGGCCGATCGCCCAGACGACGGTCGCCAGGGCGAGGACGGCCATGCCCGTCAGCTGGTAGATCGAGACGTGCTCAGGCATGCGCCCCAGTAGACACCACGGTCCGGGACTTTGGTCCCGGACCGTGACGTATCTCGCAGGTGCCGTGAACAACTCACAGCGGCCGAAAGGGACATGCGCGGGGCGCGAACGGCTGCGGTCGGCCGCAGCCCCGTCCCGCCAGGGTTGCGGCCGACCGCCGTCGGCGCCGGTGCCTCTGTTACGCCGCCACCGGCTGCTTCTGCTCGGCCGCCGGGGCGGACGCGGGGTCGTCGGAGGCGGTGGCAGCGCCTCCCGGGGCCGTCTTGCGCAGGCCCTTGAGGAGGATCACCAGGCCCGCCGTGACGGCCGTACCGACCGCGATGGCCAGCAGGTACAGGAACGGCTTGCCGATGAGGAAGGTGACCCAGATGCCGCCGTGCGGGGCGCGCAGAGTGGAGCCGAAGGCCATGGTCAGCGCGCCGGTGACCGCGCCGCCCGCCATGGAGGCGGGGATGACGCGCAGCGGGTCGGCCGCGGCGAACGGGATGGCGCCCTCGGAGATGAAGGAGGCGCCGAGGACCCAGGCCGCCTTGCCGTTCTCGCGCTCGGTCTCGGTGAACAGCTTCTTGCGGACGGTGGTGGCGAGGGCCATGCCCAGCGGGGGCACCATGCCGGCGGCCATCACGGCGGCCATGACCTTCATCGCCGAGTCGCTCGGGTCCTGTACGGCGATGCCGGCGGTGGCGAAGGCGTAGGCGACCTTGTTGACCGGGCCGCCCAGGTCGAAGCACATCATCAGGCCGAGGAGGATGCCGAGGAGGATGGCGTTGGTGCCGGAGAGGCCGTTGAGCCAGTCGGTCATGGCCTCCTGCGCGTTGGCGATCGGCTTGCCGATCACGATGAACATCAGGAAGCCGACGACGATCGACGAGATCAGCGGGATCACCACCACCGGCATGATGCCGCGCAGCACCGGTGGGATCTTGATCTTCTGGATGGCAAGGACGACGCCACCGGCCAGCAGACCGGCGACCAGGCCGCCGAGGAAGCCGGCGGCGATGTTGACGGAGATCATGCCGCCGACGAAGCCGGGCACGAGGCCGGGACGGTCGGCCATGCCGTAGGCGATGTAGCCGGCGAGGACGGGGATCAGGAAGCCGAAGGCGACGCCGCCGATCTGGAAGAGGAGGGCACCCCAGCTGTCGACCTGGCCCCAGTCGAAGTGGTCCATGACCGGCTTGGCCTCGTTGATCTGGTAGCCGCCGATCGCGAAGCCGAGGGCGATCAGCAGACCGCCGGCCGCGACGAACGGGACCATGTAGCTCACGCCCGTCATCAGCCACTTGCGCAGCTTGGTGCCGTAGCTGTCACCGGCGTCGCCCGCGCGCTCGACCGGCGTGGAGCCGGTCCCGGGGGTGCCCGTGACCTCACCGCGCGCCGCCTTGCCGCGCACCTCGGTGATGAGCTCGGCGGGGCGGTTGATGCCCGCCTTCACGCCGACGTCGACGGTGGGCTTGCCGGCGAAGCGGTCCTTGTCGCGTACGGGGACGTCGTGGGCGAAGATCACGCCGTCCGCCGCCTCGATGACGGCCGGGTCGAGCCGGGTGAAGCCGGCCGAGCCCTGGGTCTCGACGACGAGTTCGACGCCCGCCTCGCGGCCCGCGTTCTCCAGGGACTCGGCCGCCATGTAGGTGTGGGCGATGCCGGTCGGGCAGGAGGTGACGGCGACGATACGGAAGGGGCGCGCGTCGGCGGCGTCCGCCCCGCTCGCGTCCGTGGCGCCCGGCGCCGGAGCGGTCGCGCCGTCCGGCGCCGGGGCCGCGGTTCCCGTGGCGGTGTCGGCGGAGGCCGCCGCCGACACCGCCACGGAGTTCGAAGAGGCGCCCGCGGGGGCGCTCGCCGATGCGCCGGGCGCGTCGGAGGCGTCCGCCGCCGGCGCGTCCCCGCGAATGAGCGCCGCCGCAGTGGCCGCGTCGCCCGCCGCGCGCAGTGCGTCGGTGAACTCCGTGTTCATCAGCTGCCGCGCCAGTGACGACAGGATCGTCAGGTGGGCGTCGTCGGCGCCGGCCGGCGCGGCGATGAGGAAGATCAGGTCGGCGGGGCCGTCCGCCGCGCCGAAGTCGATCCCGGCGGCGCTGCGCCCGAAGGCGAGCGTCGGCTCGGTGACGTGCGCGCTGCGGCAGTGCGGGATGCCGATGCCGCCGTCGAGGCCGGTCGGCATCTGGGCCTCGCGGGCGGCCACGTCGGCGAGGAAGCCGTCCAGGTCGGTCACCCGGCCCAGGGCCACCATGCGCTCGGCGAGGGCACGCGCCGCCGCTTCCTTGGTGTCGGCGGACAGGTCGAGATCGACCAGGTCCGCGGTGATCATGTCGCTCATCGCGGGCTCCTTCGCACGCGTATCGCCCGGGGAGTGGAGTGGGCGGGGGCGGGGACGGGGGTGCAGTGGGGGGTCATGGGGGTGAGTTCGGAGGTGAACTCAGCGGTGAGTTCGGGGGCGAACTCGGGGGTGGTGGGGGCGGGGCCGGGGAAACCTCGCCCCCACCGGGAGACAGGGCGACTCAGGTGGCCCTGCCTCCCGCAGGCCGCGGCGAGTAACGGGGAGCCTCGCCGCTTCATGGCCGGTCCACTGGGGAGTGCCGGGGGCGTGGACGACGCCGAGCGATCCGGGTCGGGCGCCCTCGGCGCCGTAGAGGCAGAGAAGGAACCGTGCGCCTCGGGTGCCGTCACCGCCGTGGAAGGAGAGCCGTGGGCTTCCGGCGCCCTCACCACCGCAGATGGAGAGCCGTATGCCTGCGGCCCCCTCACCACCGCAGAAGCAGAGCCGTGAGCCTCCGGCGCCGTCACCACCGCAGAAGCAGAGCCGTATGCCTCCGGCGCCCTCACCGCCGTACGCGCCAAGCGGTTCGTCATGTCACCGGCTCCTTCAGTACGCGGTCCGCCGGGACCTCCGCCGTGACCGTCACCGCGGCCGGGTCCAGGTCGGACGGGGTCGGCATGACGCTGCCGGGGAGTTGTACGGCGGCGGCGCCGTGGGCGACCGCCGAGGCGAGGGCCTCCGGGCCGCTGCCGCCGGCGATGAGGAAACCGGCGAGGGAGGAGTCACCGGCGCCCACGTTGCTGCGGACGACGTCCACGCGGGCGCTAGCGAACCAGGTGCCCGAGCCGTCCACGAGGAGTTGCCCGTCGGCGCCCAGGCTCGCGAGCACGGCGCGTGCGCCCATCTCGCGCAACTCCTCGGCCGCCTTCACGGCGTCGCCCACCGTGGACAGGGGGCGCCCGACGGCTTCCGCGAGCTCCTCGGCGTTCGGCTTCACCACGTCGGGGCGTTCGCGCAGCGCCTCCAGGAGCGCACGCCCCGAGGTGTCCAGCGCGATGCGCGCGCCCCCGGCGTGCGCCCGCGCGACCACATCGGCGTACCACGACGGCGCGAGCCCCCGCGGCAGGCTCCCGCAGCACGCGATCCAGTCCGCGTCCGGCGACTGCGCCCGCACCGTCTCCAGGAGCAGCTCCTGCTCCTGCGCCGACAGCTCGGGACCCGGCGCGTTGATCTTCGTCAGTACGCCGTCGGACTCGGCCAGCGCGATGTTGGAGCGGGTGGCGCCCGCGACCGGGACCGGCGCGACCTCGATGCCCTGCGCGTCGAGCAGATCCGCCACGAGCGCCCCCGGCGCACCACCCAGGGGCAGGACCGCGACCGTGCGCCGTCCGGCGGCCGCCACGGCGCGCGAGACGTTCACGCCCTTGCCGCCGGGGTCCATGCGCTCGCCGGTGGCGCGGATGACCTCGCCGCGCTCCAGTGCGGGAACCTCGTAGGTGCGGTCCAGGGACGGGTTCGGGGTGACGGTGAGGATCATGCGCGCACTACTTCCGTGCCGCCGCGCTCGATGGCGGTGGCGTCTTCGGGGCTCAGCCCGCTGTCGGTGATCAGCAGGTCCACGTCGCTCAGGTCGCCGAAGCGGGCGAAGTGCTCCTGGCCGTGCTTGGAGGAGTCGGCGAGCAGCACGACCCGGCGGGCGGCGGCGATCGCCGCGCGCTTCACCGCGGCCTCGGCGAGGTCGGGGGTGGTGAGGCCATGGTCGGCGGAGAAGCCGTTGGCCGCCACGAAGAGGACATCGGCCCGGATCTCGCCGTACGCCCGGAGGGCCCAGGCGTCGACGGCGGCGCGCGTGCGATGCCGTACGCGGCCTCCGACGAGGTGGAGCTGGATGCCGGGGTGGTCCGCGAGGCGGGCCGCGATCGGCAGGCTGTGCGTGACGACGGTGAGCGCCGCCTCCAGCGGGATGGCGCCGGCCAGGCGGGCGACCGT includes:
- the pfkB gene encoding 1-phosphofructokinase, translating into MILTVTPNPSLDRTYEVPALERGEVIRATGERMDPGGKGVNVSRAVAAAGRRTVAVLPLGGAPGALVADLLDAQGIEVAPVPVAGATRSNIALAESDGVLTKINAPGPELSAQEQELLLETVRAQSPDADWIACCGSLPRGLAPSWYADVVARAHAGGARIALDTSGRALLEALRERPDVVKPNAEELAEAVGRPLSTVGDAVKAAEELREMGARAVLASLGADGQLLVDGSGTWFASARVDVVRSNVGAGDSSLAGFLIAGGSGPEALASAVAHGAAAVQLPGSVMPTPSDLDPAAVTVTAEVPADRVLKEPVT
- a CDS encoding DUF6227 family protein, yielding MSVPYETAAYEPRESPESPEEHLARLLGRALNSFELPDEVIQRLDCALAHDSSLHSAHHSAGLHRETYRHAWLLADGSALTLWELVHNTAPGSEPQHEVYVDEEELRAATARLPLPADTPDFELPVTVQLSPIPAPRHAYVPDDSADHARRLLRRAENPDRPGAETAALLANAFAHQITQAFGRPCRAGRIGLCFSLYEHAFLLRDGEEVSLWEVEHTATPDGRHMCEVYVSEDAARDAMERRAARVS
- a CDS encoding PTS fructose transporter subunit IIABC; protein product: MSDMITADLVDLDLSADTKEAAARALAERMVALGRVTDLDGFLADVAAREAQMPTGLDGGIGIPHCRSAHVTEPTLAFGRSAAGIDFGAADGPADLIFLIAAPAGADDAHLTILSSLARQLMNTEFTDALRAAGDAATAAALIRGDAPAADASDAPGASASAPAGASSNSVAVSAAASADTATGTAAPAPDGATAPAPGATDASGADAADARPFRIVAVTSCPTGIAHTYMAAESLENAGREAGVELVVETQGSAGFTRLDPAVIEAADGVIFAHDVPVRDKDRFAGKPTVDVGVKAGINRPAELITEVRGKAARGEVTGTPGTGSTPVERAGDAGDSYGTKLRKWLMTGVSYMVPFVAAGGLLIALGFAIGGYQINEAKPVMDHFDWGQVDSWGALLFQIGGVAFGFLIPVLAGYIAYGMADRPGLVPGFVGGMISVNIAAGFLGGLVAGLLAGGVVLAIQKIKIPPVLRGIMPVVVIPLISSIVVGFLMFIVIGKPIANAQEAMTDWLNGLSGTNAILLGILLGLMMCFDLGGPVNKVAYAFATAGIAVQDPSDSAMKVMAAVMAAGMVPPLGMALATTVRKKLFTETERENGKAAWVLGASFISEGAIPFAAADPLRVIPASMAGGAVTGALTMAFGSTLRAPHGGIWVTFLIGKPFLYLLAIAVGTAVTAGLVILLKGLRKTAPGGAATASDDPASAPAAEQKQPVAA
- a CDS encoding DeoR/GlpR family DNA-binding transcription regulator, which gives rise to MYAPERQQEILRLARDGGRVDVVSLAEEFQVTAETIRRDLKALDRAGLLRRVHGGAIPAGRLDFEPDLAERETTAADEKDHIAKAAVAELPTEGTLILDAGTTVARLAGAIPLEAALTVVTHSLPIAARLADHPGIQLHLVGGRVRHRTRAAVDAWALRAYGEIRADVLFVAANGFSADHGLTTPDLAEAAVKRAAIAAARRVVLLADSSKHGQEHFARFGDLSDVDLLITDSGLSPEDATAIERGGTEVVRA
- a CDS encoding L,D-transpeptidase, with the protein product MTTPDIAKRRALGACAVLAVGALTLTACGGGADGKNDGKGAGDSPKTSAAKIVISAKDGSTGASINTTGVKVSGGALTGVKMKVAGTGQDVPGTLTAGGGSWQPKEQLERGTKYEISATAKDADGRATSADSTFTTVSKANSFIGTYTPDGGTTVGVGMPVSFSFDRAISDKKAVQSHITVSSSSGQQVVGHWFGSQRLDFRPQEYWKAGSKVTMKIDLDGVKGANGVVGVQKKTVSFTIGRSQVSTVDVNTQTMTVMRDGKTFKSVPISAGSPEFTTYNGQMVISEKFPKLRMDSRTVGLKNAYDIPDVPHAMRLTQSGTFIHGNYWYKKSNPPFGRTGTSHGCVGLQDVQGGSGATNAKWFYDNSILGDVVIVKNSPDKSVAPDNGLNGWNLSWSEWTTGSAV